The sequence TGGCGTTTTTTGGCGTCGTACCATTGGGAAATTTATTGGCTGGTAGTTTAGCTAGTAGAATTGGCGCTCCAAATACTTTAATTATCGCCGGGAGCTTTTGTATATTAGGGTCAATTCTTTTTAGTAAACAACTACCCAAGTTAAGGGATATTATTCGCCCAATTTATACCAAAATTGGCATTATATAAGGTCAAGCCAATTAGCGATCGCGCCCTCGTCTTGGCAGGAATTGTTCAGCTATTTCACTCTTGTGTAATGCGCGACTGGAGAAACTTATCAAAAGTATCTCTGTCAGGCATCGAAGGTTGAGCGCCGGATTTAGTAGCTGAAAGGGCACCTGCGGCAGCACCCCAGATAACAGCTTCGTGCAGCGATCGCCCGGATGCTAAAGCTGCTGCCAAACCTCCATTAAAAGCATCCCCAGCCGCAACAGTATCAACTGCTTGGACAAGAAAAGCTGGAACGAAGAAAGTTTCCTCAGCCGTAGCGCACAAAACCCCGCGATCGCCTAGTTTAGCGATCGCAGTTCCTACTCCCCGTTGAAGTAAAACAGACAGCGCCCTTGCTGCTGCTTCTTCTCCATCTACAGGAAAGCCCACCAACTGCCCTGCTTCAATTTCATTGGGGGTGATAATGTCAATCAACGGGTAAAGTTCGGCAGGTACGCCTCTACTTGCTGGTGCTGGGTCGAGAATTACTCTAACACCCGCCTCTCGCGCTGCCGTTGCCGCTGCTTGCACTGCCGCAGCCGGAATCTCTAACTGTAATAACAACGCTGCTGCATCTGGTAGCAAAGCCCTCAGACGCTCGACATCATCCTGATTCATGCGGCCATTAGCACCAGAGACGATAATAATATGATTTTCACCGCTATCGTCTACGGCAATAACAGCAACACCAGAATGCGCCGCCTCATCCACTAAAACCCCACTGGTTTCCACCCCAGCTAAATTAAGGCTGCTGAGGAGTTCGCGACCAAAACTGTCCCCACCCAGACGCCCAACCAGTTGAGTATCAATGCCAAGTTTTGCCGCTGCTACCGCCTGGTTTGCCCCTTTGCCACCAGGGGCGGTAAAAAAGTCATTTCCTAACAGCGTTTCACCAGGAATTGGCAAGCGGGGTGTTCTAGCTACCAAGTCCATGTTTATGCTGCCGAACACAATAATTTTTTTCATTGGTAATGGGTTATGGGAGAGCTTTGTTAGCGTAGCGGAGCTTAGCAGGTTTTGAGTTTTGAATAATAACTTCAGACTCCTAGCTTTGATATTCCCAATTCCCAATTACCAATTCCTACTTAGTCCGTCATGCCGTCACCGCCGCTTCTAGACCTAGTTGATTCATCAACCTTTCAATGTCGAAATGCTCGTTCATCAAATGACGGATGCACTCAACTTTAATCGGTTCGTGAAGACGCACTTGACCAAAGGCATTGTCTATAATTTCCACCGTCCTAAGCGTATCCAAGTCAACAGAAAGAACGGGAACTTCTAAATCTTCAGCACGGCTGAGGATAAACCCTTGTGGAGGGATGTGACCAGTTAAGATGAGGCATTGAGTTGAAGTTTCTAGGGCTGCCATTTGAATGTCTGTGCGATCGCCCCCAGTTACTACAGCCATGTTATTTCCTTTGCGGAAATACTCGAGGGCTGAATTTACATTCATCGCCCCAATTGTTAAGCTTTCTACCATCATGTCCAACCTGTCAGGACGACAGAGGATTTCAGCCTCTAACTGCTTCACCAGTTCCCCAACACTGACGCTTCGCAGCAAGCTACTTCTAGGCAACATCCCCAATACGGCAATACCTTGCTGCTCAAGGAAAGGTCGCACCATAGTATGAGCTACTTCTATCTGGTCAGATGGAACATCGTTGATCAAGACACCCAGAAAGTAGTCACCCAGGCGCTGTTTAGCTGACAACAGGCAATCGACCAATTCAGCAGAGTGATAGCGAGCCACCAGTAAAACCGAAGCGCCGATTGCAGCCGCCACTTGTGCCAATGACAAATTAAAAAGGCTACCCTCTTCAAGAGTGCCCGGTCCCTCTAATAAGAGCAAATCCCCGGCTGGCTCTTGTAGGTAATGCTTTAAAAACTGACCGTAATCAGTTTTGTCTTCTCCCAAAAGACGCTTGTGAATGGTGTTAGCATCCACAGACAACAGAGGCCATTCCAAACGCTCTGGCGGCAACTTTAGCACCTGCGTCATAAACTCGATATCTTCATCAATTGGCGCTGTTTGATTGGCGCTAATAAAGGTACCCAGAGGTTTACCGTAGGCGATATCTAGACCTTTTTGTTGAAGCTGATGAGCAATTCCCAGAATTGTCGCTGACTTGCCGCTGTAAGCTTTGGTAGAGCCGATCAATAAATATTTAGGCAATTTTGGCACACCCTCACTCCTGTGTTAAATGTTTTTTAAGTATCTGCCCGTAGCAACCTGCGGTAGAACGCTTGAGAAAAATCAGCAGAGCGCGTGCGCTTGAAAGTATTGATCACGTCTATTAAAAAATCGACAAACTCAGAATTTGCCAAAGTGACTTCGTAACTCAGTTCCGCATTGTTATCAAACTGCATCCGGCAACGGGTCAGTTCTGAGGGCAGTTTGGAGACAAACCATGTTGCTACAAAAGGAATGTTCTCACCACCTTCAATTTTACGCTGCCCTTCTAATGACCCTTTTTGATAAAGGCTAATTGCTAGAGGCAGCATAGTGCGCTTTGCGCCTTGGTAGTAAGGCATATAGACAGCTACGGCTCCTTGTTCAGCAGGCTTTAGTTGTTCAATAGACATAGTGGAATCTTCCTCAATTTCCGTTGATTTGGCAGTTTTTCAGGTATATATATGTTTTGACTGGGTGGAGTGGGAACACAGTATGAGTGTCAGATCGGGGAAAAGAAGGCCATACCAAGCGATCGCACGAGGCTGACACAACAGGTTGTATTGTTCTCCGAGTGCATTTAGGGGTAATCCTGTTAATCTAGTTTAATTTCAACTTGTTAGCAGTCAAATTAATATTGTCCCACGATCGGACAGGCTCTAAGAAAGCACGGCGCATAGGACTCAGAGATAGTGTTGAGCTTGCGGCGTTGAATTAAGAATTAAAGAATTCTTAATTCAAAACCGGAGGCGGAGCAACTCCTGCTCCGCTCAAAACTTTTTCTCACTACCCCATACCGCACGATCGATCCCAAATTACCGCTTCCCCAGGACGCTTCTTTCCTCAGAGGTGTTGACTAACGGTTTACTAAAGCTAAAGAATGCTATGGAAGACCCTACAGCAGGAACCTATGGCACCTCTGGTTGCAAATTACTACCTTACCTATCGCTGCAATGCCCGCTGTCATTTTTGTAACATATGGGCGCTAGAGCCACCCAAAGAAGCTGATTTTGCTACAATTCAGCACAATTTGCAGGATTTGCGTCGCCTTGGTGTTAAATATGTGGATTTCACGGGTGGCGAACCCCTGCTGCGGCAAGATGTTACCGAAATTTACGCCGAAGCTAAAAAGCAGGGTTTTACAACCAGCATGACAACCAACACCATCCTTTACCCTAAAAAGGCTAAGGAAATGAAAGGTCTGGTTGACTTCCTCAATTTCTCCTTGGATGGCGCCGATGCAGAAACTCACGACCACTCGCGGGGAGTGAAAATTTTTGACACATTAGTGGAATCGGTAAAGATAGCTCATTCCCTTGGCGAGTACCCCGTTCTGAATCACACAGTTACAGCTCAGAACTACGATCGCATTAGTGAAGTGGGAGAACTGGGTAAACAGTTGGGCGCGCGCGTATGGCTCAACCCAGCTTTCACAGCTCACGACAACTACAATTCAAAGAAGAATCCCACAGTCGAAATGGTAGCGGCAATCGAGGATGCTGCCAAGAAATATAACAATGTCGGATACAATAAGGCAGCACTGGCCTTCATAGAAGCTGGGGGTAATGATACTAAAAATCCTCGCTGTAAAGCGGTGGATGCGGTAATTGCTATTTCTCCAGATGACAAGCTACTGTTGCCTTGCTACCACTTTGCCCAGGCTGGAGTGAGTATTGATGGTAAACTCTACGACCTATACCGGAAATCGGAAGAAGTAGAGAAATACCGCCAATCTCAGGGCAAACTAGCGGTGTGCGAAGGATGTACGGTATGGTGTTACCTGATCCCCAGCTTCTTTATGGGGGTTGATAAGTATTGGTGGTTGAATCAAGTAACCTATGCCGGAGAATTCCTGGCCAGAAAACGATTCTTACAACGAGCATAGAGACGCGATAAATCGTGTCTCTACAAAAATAGACTCGCTGTTGTCTGACGGGGGAGACGAAATCTATGATGTCTCTACACTCGAAGAGCTTGAGAGCGACTACTTCCAGGGAGGGTCGAACCGTCGCCGCAAAGCAGCGATCGCATTAACCCTAATCTGGGCTAGCACCATTGGCCTGCATTTGGTTTCCTGGGGCGTGTGGCTGGTACTCGGCTTGACGAGTCTGTTGAGCATTCAGGCACTGCGCGTCCTATTCGCTCGCCCCCGACCCGTCCCAAGTCCGTTGTCAGAGGAAACCAGGTCAAATTGGCCTTTAGTCTCCCTCCTAGTGGCTGCTAAAAATGAAGAAGCAGTAATTGCTCGTTTGGTAAGAAACCTCTGCAACTTGGATTACCCAGTCGATCGGTATGAAGTTTGGGTAATTGACGATCGCAGTACGGACAAAACACCACTAATGTTGGATCAATTGGCTAAGGAATACAGCCAGTTGAAGGTACTGCGCCGAGGCGCTGGTGCTGGTGGCGGTAAGTCGGGGGCGCTAAATCAGGTGTTACCTCTGACAAAAGGCGAATTTGTGGCTGTGTTTGATGCCGATGCTCAAGTAACTCCAGATTTGTTGCGACGAGTGTTGCCATTGTTTGAGCGGCAAATGGTGGGAGCAGTGCAAGTGCGAAAAGCGATCGCTAATGCCTCCCTCAATTTCTGGACGAAGGGGCAAGCGGCAGAAATGGCCTTGGATTCGTATTTCCAGCAACAGCGCACTGCTATTACTGGCATTGGAGAACTGCGCGGAAACGGTCAGTTTGTCCGGCGAGCCGCTTTAGACCGTTGTGGCGGCTGGAATGAGGAAACCATAACAGATGATTTAGATTTAACCCTACGGCTGCACTTAGACCATTGGGATATCGATTTCCTCAACATCCCAGCAGTACAAGAAGAAGGAGTTACAAGCGCGATCGCTCTGTGGCATCAGCGCAACCGTTGGGCAGAAGGCGGCTATCAGCGCTATTTGGACTACTGGCGGCTAATTGTTAGCAACCGTATGGGGGTACTCAAAACCTTCGATATGTTTGGGTTTTGGATAATTCAGTACATCTTGCCAACAGCAGGAGTACCAGATTGTTTAATGGCGATCGCGCGGCATCGTCCACCCGTCTTCAGTCCCCTCACTGGTATGGCTCTTACCCTTTCTCTCATCGGTATGACTACGGGACTGCGCCGCATACGTCGAGACGAAGAACAACAGCAAAATTTTCTGCTCGCGCTGTCTCAAACCATACGCGGCACGATTTATATGTTCCACTGGTTGATAGTTATGCCCAGTACCACCGCCCGTATTTCCGTCCGACCCAAGCGC is a genomic window of Microcoleus sp. FACHB-831 containing:
- the rbsK gene encoding ribokinase, with protein sequence MKKIIVFGSINMDLVARTPRLPIPGETLLGNDFFTAPGGKGANQAVAAAKLGIDTQLVGRLGGDSFGRELLSSLNLAGVETSGVLVDEAAHSGVAVIAVDDSGENHIIIVSGANGRMNQDDVERLRALLPDAAALLLQLEIPAAAVQAAATAAREAGVRVILDPAPASRGVPAELYPLIDIITPNEIEAGQLVGFPVDGEEAAARALSVLLQRGVGTAIAKLGDRGVLCATAEETFFVPAFLVQAVDTVAAGDAFNGGLAAALASGRSLHEAVIWGAAAGALSATKSGAQPSMPDRDTFDKFLQSRITQE
- a CDS encoding DRTGG domain-containing protein, producing the protein MPKLPKYLLIGSTKAYSGKSATILGIAHQLQQKGLDIAYGKPLGTFISANQTAPIDEDIEFMTQVLKLPPERLEWPLLSVDANTIHKRLLGEDKTDYGQFLKHYLQEPAGDLLLLEGPGTLEEGSLFNLSLAQVAAAIGASVLLVARYHSAELVDCLLSAKQRLGDYFLGVLINDVPSDQIEVAHTMVRPFLEQQGIAVLGMLPRSSLLRSVSVGELVKQLEAEILCRPDRLDMMVESLTIGAMNVNSALEYFRKGNNMAVVTGGDRTDIQMAALETSTQCLILTGHIPPQGFILSRAEDLEVPVLSVDLDTLRTVEIIDNAFGQVRLHEPIKVECIRHLMNEHFDIERLMNQLGLEAAVTA
- the ebsA gene encoding type IV pilus biogenesis protein EbsA, with the protein product MSIEQLKPAEQGAVAVYMPYYQGAKRTMLPLAISLYQKGSLEGQRKIEGGENIPFVATWFVSKLPSELTRCRMQFDNNAELSYEVTLANSEFVDFLIDVINTFKRTRSADFSQAFYRRLLRADT
- a CDS encoding radical SAM protein translates to MAPLVANYYLTYRCNARCHFCNIWALEPPKEADFATIQHNLQDLRRLGVKYVDFTGGEPLLRQDVTEIYAEAKKQGFTTSMTTNTILYPKKAKEMKGLVDFLNFSLDGADAETHDHSRGVKIFDTLVESVKIAHSLGEYPVLNHTVTAQNYDRISEVGELGKQLGARVWLNPAFTAHDNYNSKKNPTVEMVAAIEDAAKKYNNVGYNKAALAFIEAGGNDTKNPRCKAVDAVIAISPDDKLLLPCYHFAQAGVSIDGKLYDLYRKSEEVEKYRQSQGKLAVCEGCTVWCYLIPSFFMGVDKYWWLNQVTYAGEFLARKRFLQRA
- a CDS encoding glycosyltransferase family 2 protein, producing the protein MPENSWPENDSYNEHRDAINRVSTKIDSLLSDGGDEIYDVSTLEELESDYFQGGSNRRRKAAIALTLIWASTIGLHLVSWGVWLVLGLTSLLSIQALRVLFARPRPVPSPLSEETRSNWPLVSLLVAAKNEEAVIARLVRNLCNLDYPVDRYEVWVIDDRSTDKTPLMLDQLAKEYSQLKVLRRGAGAGGGKSGALNQVLPLTKGEFVAVFDADAQVTPDLLRRVLPLFERQMVGAVQVRKAIANASLNFWTKGQAAEMALDSYFQQQRTAITGIGELRGNGQFVRRAALDRCGGWNEETITDDLDLTLRLHLDHWDIDFLNIPAVQEEGVTSAIALWHQRNRWAEGGYQRYLDYWRLIVSNRMGVLKTFDMFGFWIIQYILPTAGVPDCLMAIARHRPPVFSPLTGMALTLSLIGMTTGLRRIRRDEEQQQNFLLALSQTIRGTIYMFHWLIVMPSTTARISVRPKRLKWVKTVHQGSTDESFEF